A single window of Sander lucioperca isolate FBNREF2018 chromosome 22, SLUC_FBN_1.2, whole genome shotgun sequence DNA harbors:
- the sult1st6 gene encoding sulfotransferase 1C2 isoform X1: protein MSEEEKLSYSEAIKKAYASVYRFPLIPVRGIPIMNLIAKNWDSIWAFRPEPSDLLIATYPKAGTTWTQEIVDLLLHNGDAEACKRAPTPIRSPFLEIFSPPPIPSGLDLLKEMDPPRIIKTHLPFQLVPPGFWENKCKAIYVARNAKDNLVSYFHFDCMNMTQPDPGPWEGYILKFMRGEYPCSPGPEVAWGSWYDHVKGYWMEREKKNILYLFYEDMKENPRREVERIMRYLDLSVSDEVISRIVELTSFKNMKENPMANYSCIPAPVFDHSISPFMRKGEVGDWRNHFTPEQSKMFDEDYEKQMKEVNIPFRTLI from the exons ATGTCGGAGGAAGAAAAATTGTCCTACAGCGAAGCCATTAAGAAGGCGTACGCGTCCGTATATCGCTTCCCTCTCATCCCAGTCAGAGGAATTCCTATCATGAACCTCATCGCCAAAAACTGGGACTCCATCTGGGCTTTCCGTCCGGAGCCCTCAGACCTTCTCATCGCCACCTACCCAAAAGCAG GGACCACATGGACCCAGGAGATAGTTGACCTTCTTTTACACAACGGAGATGCAGAGGCCTGCAAACGAGCCCCAACACCCATCCGCAGTCCTTTCCTAGAGATCTTCTCCCCGCCACCCATACCCTCAG GTCTTGATCTTCTGAAGGAAATGGATCCTCCAAGAATCATcaaaacacatcttccttttcaGTTGGTGCCTCCTGGATTTTGGGAAAACAAGTGCAAG GCTATCTACGTGGCACGCAATGCTAAAGACAACCTGGTGAGCTACTTCCATTTTGATTGTATGAATATGACCCAGCCTGACCCAGGACCCTGGGAAGGCTACATACTGAAGTTCATGCGAGGAGAGT ATCCCTGCAGCCCTGGCCCAGAAG TGGCATGGGGCTCCTGGTATGACCATGTGAAAGGTTactggatggagagagagaagaagaatatCCTTTACCTCTTCTACGAGGACATGAAAGAG AATCCTCGGCGTGAAGTGGAGCGCATCATGAGGTACCTGGACTTGTCGGTCTCTGATGAGGTCATCAGCCGAATTGTGGAGCTCACGTCCTTTAAGAACATGAAGGAGAACCCGATGGCCAACTACTCCTGTATCCCAGCTCCTGTTTTTGATCACTCAATCTCCCCCTTCATGAGAAAAG GTGAAGTAGGGGATTGGAGAAACCATTTTACACCCGAGCAATCAAAGATGTTTGATGAAGATTATGAAAAGCAAATGAAGGAAGTCAACATACCATTCAGGACCCTCATCTAA
- the sult1st6 gene encoding sulfotransferase 1C2 isoform X2, whose product MSEEEKLSYSEAIKKAYASVYRFPLIPVRGIPIMNLIAKNWDSIWAFRPEPSDLLIATYPKAGTTWTQEIVDLLLHNGDAEACKRAPTPIRSPFLEIFSPPPIPSGLDLLKEMDPPRIIKTHLPFQLVPPGFWENKCKAIYVARNAKDNLVSYFHFDCMNMTQPDPGPWEGYILKFMRGELAWGSWYDHVKGYWMEREKKNILYLFYEDMKENPRREVERIMRYLDLSVSDEVISRIVELTSFKNMKENPMANYSCIPAPVFDHSISPFMRKGEVGDWRNHFTPEQSKMFDEDYEKQMKEVNIPFRTLI is encoded by the exons ATGTCGGAGGAAGAAAAATTGTCCTACAGCGAAGCCATTAAGAAGGCGTACGCGTCCGTATATCGCTTCCCTCTCATCCCAGTCAGAGGAATTCCTATCATGAACCTCATCGCCAAAAACTGGGACTCCATCTGGGCTTTCCGTCCGGAGCCCTCAGACCTTCTCATCGCCACCTACCCAAAAGCAG GGACCACATGGACCCAGGAGATAGTTGACCTTCTTTTACACAACGGAGATGCAGAGGCCTGCAAACGAGCCCCAACACCCATCCGCAGTCCTTTCCTAGAGATCTTCTCCCCGCCACCCATACCCTCAG GTCTTGATCTTCTGAAGGAAATGGATCCTCCAAGAATCATcaaaacacatcttccttttcaGTTGGTGCCTCCTGGATTTTGGGAAAACAAGTGCAAG GCTATCTACGTGGCACGCAATGCTAAAGACAACCTGGTGAGCTACTTCCATTTTGATTGTATGAATATGACCCAGCCTGACCCAGGACCCTGGGAAGGCTACATACTGAAGTTCATGCGAGGAGAGT TGGCATGGGGCTCCTGGTATGACCATGTGAAAGGTTactggatggagagagagaagaagaatatCCTTTACCTCTTCTACGAGGACATGAAAGAG AATCCTCGGCGTGAAGTGGAGCGCATCATGAGGTACCTGGACTTGTCGGTCTCTGATGAGGTCATCAGCCGAATTGTGGAGCTCACGTCCTTTAAGAACATGAAGGAGAACCCGATGGCCAACTACTCCTGTATCCCAGCTCCTGTTTTTGATCACTCAATCTCCCCCTTCATGAGAAAAG GTGAAGTAGGGGATTGGAGAAACCATTTTACACCCGAGCAATCAAAGATGTTTGATGAAGATTATGAAAAGCAAATGAAGGAAGTCAACATACCATTCAGGACCCTCATCTAA